The following are encoded in a window of Kitasatospora sp. NBC_01250 genomic DNA:
- a CDS encoding DUF6295 family protein, translating into MCTYATVKESINGSAKGPNGTWFHVSTATVYFDHPVHAMAEHTLNIDFADPERDPAARVAVELTAESARRLVAAIQEALAAAPAELTV; encoded by the coding sequence ATGTGCACCTACGCGACCGTCAAGGAGAGCATCAACGGCAGCGCCAAGGGCCCGAACGGCACCTGGTTCCACGTCTCGACCGCCACGGTGTACTTCGACCACCCGGTCCACGCGATGGCCGAGCACACCCTGAACATCGACTTCGCCGACCCGGAGCGGGACCCCGCCGCCCGGGTCGCGGTGGAGCTGACCGCGGAGTCCGCGCGGCGCCTGGTCGCCGCGATCCAGGAGGCCCTGGCGGCGGCTCCGGCCGAACTCACCGTCTGA
- a CDS encoding ABC transporter ATP-binding protein gives MAKKSAAARTPARPALLKLTGVSRSYGDREVLHPVDLAVAAGECVALLGHNGSGKSTLLRVAAGRDLPTKGTVRFDGLPMDENDPRIRARVAVVGDTVAHYPDLTVREHLLLVAVAHGVADARDWVEQVLADRALTERADALPSALSSGQLQALLLACALVRPRDLLLLDEPEQRLDPEARKRLAELLRGELADGVAVLLVTHHTDLARELADRVVVLEDGRIVAQGAPGKVLDGGGAVGAR, from the coding sequence ATGGCCAAGAAATCCGCCGCAGCACGCACCCCCGCGCGTCCGGCGCTGCTGAAACTGACCGGGGTGAGCCGCTCCTACGGCGACCGTGAGGTGCTGCACCCCGTGGACCTCGCGGTGGCCGCCGGCGAGTGCGTCGCGCTGCTGGGGCACAACGGGTCCGGCAAGTCCACCCTGCTTCGGGTGGCGGCCGGGCGCGACCTGCCGACGAAGGGGACGGTCCGCTTCGACGGGCTGCCGATGGACGAGAACGACCCGCGGATCCGGGCCCGGGTCGCGGTGGTCGGCGACACCGTCGCGCACTACCCCGACCTCACGGTGCGCGAGCACCTGCTGCTGGTCGCGGTCGCGCACGGGGTGGCCGACGCCCGGGACTGGGTCGAGCAGGTGCTCGCGGACCGGGCGCTCACCGAGCGGGCCGACGCGCTGCCCTCCGCGCTCTCCTCCGGGCAGCTCCAGGCGCTGCTGCTGGCCTGTGCGCTGGTGCGCCCGCGCGATCTGCTGCTGCTCGACGAGCCGGAGCAGCGGCTGGACCCGGAGGCCCGCAAGCGGCTCGCGGAGCTGCTGCGCGGTGAGCTGGCGGACGGCGTGGCGGTCCTGCTGGTCACCCACCACACCGACCTGGCACGGGAGTTGGCGGACCGGGTGGTGGTGCTGGAGGACGGCCGGATCGTGGCCCAGGGGGCACCGGGCAAGGTCCTGGACGGCGGCGGCGCGGTGGGTGCCCGATGA
- a CDS encoding RICIN domain-containing protein: MRSRARSAVLAVSVTVCLGVAGVAQASAHSSADSAAGPRIIKVASVSQIPTVSNHAKVVPNAIYQVTMTNNDRGQCLDGDTNTIPNNGAKVQLWGCNGWSNQTWDWAPAAGYPAGYYSIQNNDRGECLDGDTNTIPNNGAKVQLWGCNGWSNQTWAWGGATLVNADKGECLDGDTNTIPNNGAKVQLWACNGWSNQNWTLHNV, encoded by the coding sequence ATGCGCAGTCGTGCACGTTCAGCCGTGCTGGCCGTCTCGGTGACGGTCTGCCTGGGGGTCGCGGGGGTGGCCCAGGCCAGTGCCCACAGCAGCGCGGACAGCGCCGCCGGGCCGCGGATCATCAAGGTGGCGTCGGTCTCGCAGATCCCGACCGTGAGCAACCACGCCAAGGTCGTGCCGAACGCCATCTACCAGGTGACGATGACCAACAACGACCGGGGCCAGTGTCTCGACGGTGACACCAACACCATCCCGAACAACGGGGCGAAGGTGCAGCTCTGGGGCTGCAACGGCTGGTCGAACCAGACCTGGGACTGGGCCCCGGCCGCCGGCTACCCGGCCGGCTACTACAGCATCCAGAACAACGACCGGGGCGAGTGCCTGGACGGTGACACCAACACCATCCCGAACAACGGGGCGAAGGTGCAGCTCTGGGGCTGCAACGGCTGGTCCAACCAGACCTGGGCCTGGGGCGGCGCCACGCTGGTGAACGCCGACAAGGGCGAGTGCCTGGACGGTGACACCAACACCATCCCGAACAACGGCGCCAAGGTGCAGCTCTGGGCCTGCAACGGCTGGTCCAACCAGAACTGGACCCTGCACAACGTCTGA
- a CDS encoding TetR/AcrR family transcriptional regulator, translating to MTTTPQPPRSRRERPAKPPLSRAGIIGAAVAIMRAEGLEKVTMRRLAQELDTGPASLYVYVRNTAELHAAILDELLGGIDLGPAEGHGDWRGRLERILTDYTAMLFELPGLARSALSARPGGPHYLNLIEALLALLDEGAVPPGQAAWGVDVLLQFATATAAEHATRGQSGRAGADWDALTRALHGASPDTHPQIAALAAPLISGAPEQRLAWGFHVLLNGILHTPTPVAPAHHGPPPRPEPTPGDSR from the coding sequence GTGACCACAACCCCTCAGCCCCCCAGAAGCCGCCGCGAACGCCCGGCGAAGCCGCCCCTGAGCAGGGCGGGCATCATCGGGGCCGCGGTTGCGATCATGCGTGCCGAGGGCCTGGAGAAGGTGACCATGCGCCGCCTGGCGCAGGAGCTCGACACGGGCCCCGCCTCGCTCTACGTCTACGTGCGCAACACCGCCGAGCTGCACGCCGCGATCCTCGACGAGTTGCTCGGCGGCATCGACCTGGGCCCGGCCGAGGGGCACGGGGACTGGCGCGGCCGGCTGGAGCGGATCCTCACCGACTACACCGCGATGCTCTTCGAGCTGCCGGGCCTGGCCCGCTCCGCGCTCTCCGCGCGACCCGGCGGACCGCACTACCTGAACCTGATCGAGGCGCTGCTCGCCCTGCTGGACGAGGGCGCGGTACCGCCCGGGCAGGCGGCCTGGGGCGTGGACGTACTGCTGCAGTTCGCCACCGCCACCGCGGCCGAACACGCCACCCGCGGCCAGTCGGGCCGGGCCGGGGCCGACTGGGACGCCCTCACCCGGGCGCTGCACGGCGCCTCCCCGGACACCCACCCGCAGATCGCCGCCCTGGCGGCCCCGCTGATCTCCGGCGCCCCGGAACAGCGCCTCGCCTGGGGCTTCCACGTGCTGCTCAACGGCATCCTGCACACCCCCACCCCGGTCGCCCCCGCCCACCACGGCCCCCCACCACGCCCCGAGCCCACACCAGGAGACAGCAGATGA
- a CDS encoding glutathione peroxidase yields the protein MSLTDIPLQTLAGEPTSLADFAGKAVLVVNVASKCGLTPQYTGLEELQQRYAERGFTVLGVPCNQFGGQEPGSAAEIQSFCQTNYNVSFPLLSKIEVNGEGRHPLYQELTALADETGAAGDVQWNFEKFLISPAGAAVGRFRPRTEPSDAELVAAIEAQLP from the coding sequence ATGAGCCTGACCGACATCCCCCTGCAGACCCTGGCCGGCGAGCCGACGAGCCTGGCCGACTTCGCGGGCAAGGCCGTCCTCGTGGTCAACGTGGCCTCGAAGTGCGGGCTGACTCCGCAGTACACCGGGCTGGAGGAGTTGCAGCAGCGGTACGCGGAGCGCGGGTTCACCGTGCTCGGGGTGCCGTGCAACCAGTTCGGTGGGCAGGAGCCGGGCAGCGCAGCGGAGATCCAGAGCTTCTGCCAGACCAACTACAACGTCTCGTTCCCGCTGCTGTCGAAGATCGAGGTGAACGGCGAAGGCCGCCACCCCCTCTACCAGGAGCTGACCGCCCTCGCCGACGAGACCGGGGCGGCCGGGGACGTGCAGTGGAACTTCGAGAAGTTCCTGATCTCCCCCGCCGGCGCTGCCGTCGGCCGGTTCCGGCCCCGGACCGAGCCGTCGGACGCCGAACTGGTCGCGGCCATCGAGGCCCAGCTGCCGTAG
- a CDS encoding NUDIX domain-containing protein, translating to MARTEYYNDPNAPKPNRVVVAASAVVTDDAGRILLQRRTDNGLYPLPGGTMDLGESLPHTAVREVREETGLNIEITGLVGTYTDPRHIIAYSDGEVRQQFNVCFTARITGGELRISSESTDLRFVAPEDVEALPMHHTQRLRLQHFLEHREAPHLG from the coding sequence GTGGCACGAACCGAGTACTACAACGATCCCAACGCCCCCAAGCCGAACCGGGTCGTCGTCGCGGCGTCCGCCGTCGTGACCGATGACGCGGGCCGCATTCTGCTGCAACGGCGAACCGACAACGGGCTGTACCCGCTGCCCGGCGGGACGATGGATCTCGGCGAGTCGCTGCCGCACACGGCCGTGCGCGAGGTCCGGGAGGAGACGGGCCTGAACATCGAGATCACCGGGCTGGTCGGCACGTACACCGACCCCCGGCACATCATCGCCTACTCGGACGGCGAGGTCCGCCAGCAGTTCAACGTCTGCTTCACCGCTCGCATCACGGGAGGAGAGCTACGGATCTCCAGCGAATCCACCGATCTCCGGTTCGTCGCCCCGGAGGACGTCGAAGCCCTTCCCATGCACCACACCCAGCGGCTCCGGCTCCAGCACTTCCTGGAGCACCGGGAGGCTCCCCACCTAGGCTGA
- a CDS encoding dienelactone hydrolase family protein translates to MNGSLTATTIHFAGHEGDDVEAYLARPEGDARRGGVVVIHHMPGYDRSTKEITRRFAELGYDAICPNLYTREAPGASPDDAAAVARANGGAPDARVVGDLAGAAAHLRSLPTSNGKVGIIGYCSGGRQSVLAACKLDLDAAVDCYGAFVTGTPPEGFPLRVTNLVDQLPELGAPLLGLFGAEDKFPGPEQVGELEQILTANGKDFEFHTYPEAGHGFFSTDRPAYNVPAANDGWERITAFYAKHLGA, encoded by the coding sequence ATGAATGGTTCTCTCACCGCGACCACCATCCACTTCGCCGGGCACGAGGGTGATGACGTCGAGGCCTACCTGGCCCGCCCGGAAGGCGACGCCCGACGCGGCGGCGTCGTAGTGATCCACCACATGCCCGGCTACGACCGGTCCACCAAGGAGATCACCCGCCGCTTCGCCGAGCTCGGCTACGACGCGATCTGCCCGAACCTCTACACCCGCGAGGCGCCGGGCGCCTCCCCCGACGACGCCGCCGCGGTGGCCCGCGCCAACGGCGGTGCACCGGACGCGCGCGTGGTCGGTGACCTCGCCGGGGCCGCCGCCCATCTGCGGTCGCTGCCGACCTCCAACGGCAAGGTGGGCATCATCGGTTACTGCTCGGGCGGGCGGCAGAGCGTGCTGGCCGCCTGCAAGCTCGACCTGGACGCCGCGGTGGACTGCTACGGCGCCTTCGTCACCGGCACCCCGCCGGAGGGCTTCCCGCTGCGGGTCACCAACCTGGTCGACCAGCTCCCCGAGCTGGGCGCCCCGCTGCTGGGCCTGTTCGGCGCGGAGGACAAGTTCCCCGGCCCCGAGCAGGTCGGCGAGCTGGAGCAGATCCTCACCGCCAACGGCAAGGACTTCGAGTTCCACACCTACCCGGAAGCCGGGCACGGGTTCTTCTCGACCGACCGGCCCGCCTACAACGTGCCTGCCGCCAACGACGGTTGGGAGCGGATCACCGCCTTCTACGCCAAGCACCTGGGAGCCTGA
- a CDS encoding DegT/DnrJ/EryC1/StrS family aminotransferase: MTNTLALLGGDAVVTANGPHFQWPPIDDTTRAKVAAQLDTAISVPGRSGIVAELEDALQEYFGVRHAVTTSCGTAALHATYSAARIKAGDEVIVPAWTFHATASPLFHLRAVPVLCETGPDGNIDPTRIEELITPRTRALMVTHLWGRPAAMIALRSIAKAHNLALLEDGSHAHGASQGGKKVGTFGLAGAFSLNGPKPLSGGEGGFVLTDDDDTYYQLVTFAHYNKRAKSEIPDGHPLAKYAVTGSGLKLRIHPLAAALAHDQLTRLDGYLAGRAEIAAYLTTEFARIPGFEVVPMPDGVIPSWYGLTLTYHPGELDGLSIERFHQALIAEGATEFDRPGSTCPLNQLPLYQHPAQLFPGHPRSHRPYKEGDFPIAEHAHAHTIKLPVWHREQDRPLAESYVRAAIKVSNHHKELL, translated from the coding sequence GTGACCAACACTCTCGCCCTGCTCGGCGGCGACGCCGTAGTGACCGCCAACGGCCCGCACTTCCAGTGGCCGCCGATCGACGACACCACCCGCGCGAAGGTCGCTGCCCAGCTCGACACCGCGATCTCTGTTCCCGGCCGGAGCGGCATCGTGGCCGAGCTGGAGGATGCCCTGCAGGAGTACTTCGGCGTCCGCCACGCGGTCACCACCAGCTGCGGCACTGCCGCCCTGCACGCTACCTACTCGGCTGCGCGGATCAAGGCCGGCGATGAGGTGATCGTCCCGGCCTGGACCTTCCACGCCACCGCCTCTCCCCTGTTCCATCTCCGCGCGGTGCCAGTGCTCTGCGAGACCGGCCCGGACGGCAACATCGACCCAACCAGGATCGAGGAGCTGATCACCCCGCGCACCCGGGCCCTCATGGTCACCCACCTGTGGGGCAGGCCGGCCGCCATGATCGCCCTGCGGTCCATCGCCAAGGCGCACAACCTGGCCCTGCTGGAGGACGGCTCACACGCCCACGGAGCCTCCCAGGGCGGCAAGAAGGTCGGCACCTTCGGACTTGCCGGAGCCTTCTCCCTCAACGGCCCCAAGCCGCTGTCCGGGGGCGAGGGCGGGTTCGTCCTCACCGACGACGACGACACGTACTACCAGTTGGTGACCTTCGCCCACTACAACAAGCGGGCCAAGTCCGAGATCCCGGACGGACACCCGCTGGCCAAGTACGCGGTCACCGGGTCCGGCCTCAAACTCCGCATCCACCCGCTGGCCGCGGCCCTCGCGCACGACCAGCTCACCCGCCTCGACGGCTACCTCGCCGGCCGGGCCGAGATCGCCGCCTACCTCACCACGGAGTTCGCGCGCATCCCCGGTTTCGAGGTCGTGCCGATGCCCGATGGAGTGATCCCGTCCTGGTACGGGCTGACGCTCACCTACCACCCCGGCGAGCTCGACGGCCTGAGCATCGAACGTTTCCACCAGGCCCTCATCGCCGAGGGAGCAACCGAGTTCGACCGGCCCGGCTCCACCTGCCCACTGAACCAGCTCCCGCTCTACCAGCATCCAGCGCAGTTGTTCCCCGGCCACCCGCGCTCCCACCGCCCTTACAAGGAAGGGGACTTCCCGATCGCCGAGCACGCCCACGCGCATACGATCAAGCTCCCGGTCTGGCATCGTGAGCAGGATCGTCCATTGGCCGAGAGTTACGTCCGCGCGGCCATTAAGGTGAGCAACCACCACAAGGAGCTGCTGTGA
- a CDS encoding transglycosylase family protein, whose amino-acid sequence MTFRNETTVATVSTAARRRNRRRMAVLGGALAVLPVAGLVTATASSAAPASAWDKVAQCEATGNWGIDSGNGFYGGLQFTPSTWAAFGGTAYAGQANQATKAQQIEIGEKVLAAQGPGAWPICSTKAGLA is encoded by the coding sequence ATGACTTTCCGTAACGAGACCACTGTGGCCACCGTCAGCACTGCTGCCCGTCGGCGCAACCGGCGGCGGATGGCCGTGCTGGGTGGCGCTCTGGCGGTGCTGCCGGTGGCCGGTCTTGTGACGGCGACGGCTTCTTCGGCTGCTCCGGCGTCGGCCTGGGACAAGGTGGCGCAGTGCGAGGCGACGGGGAACTGGGGCATCGACTCCGGCAACGGTTTCTACGGCGGTCTGCAGTTCACGCCGTCGACGTGGGCGGCGTTCGGTGGCACCGCGTATGCGGGGCAGGCGAACCAGGCGACCAAGGCGCAGCAGATCGAGATCGGCGAGAAGGTCCTCGCCGCGCAGGGCCCCGGTGCCTGGCCGATCTGCTCCACCAAGGCCGGCCTCGCCTGA
- a CDS encoding NUDIX domain-containing protein, translating to MISPFADPAFTPGLLFDAQETGITRFVVATVITEGDRVLLLRRPADDFMPGLWELPSGKVEPGEDFEKALRRETREETGLTIDQVTAYLGRFDYASKSGALTRQLTFEATVENAAPITLTEHDDHTWADRGELPGVSEAVRKLITR from the coding sequence GTGATCTCCCCCTTCGCCGATCCTGCCTTCACTCCGGGCCTGCTCTTCGACGCCCAGGAGACCGGGATCACCCGATTCGTCGTCGCCACGGTCATCACCGAGGGCGACCGCGTCCTCCTCCTGCGCCGGCCCGCCGACGACTTCATGCCGGGCCTGTGGGAGCTGCCTTCCGGGAAGGTCGAGCCGGGCGAGGACTTCGAGAAGGCCCTGCGGCGGGAGACCAGAGAGGAGACCGGCCTCACCATCGACCAGGTCACCGCCTACCTCGGCCGGTTCGACTATGCCTCCAAGAGCGGCGCCCTCACCCGCCAGCTCACCTTCGAGGCCACCGTCGAGAATGCCGCCCCGATCACCCTCACCGAGCACGACGACCACACCTGGGCCGACCGCGGCGAACTGCCCGGTGTCAGCGAAGCAGTAAGGAAACTGATCACTCGCTGA
- a CDS encoding Gfo/Idh/MocA family protein, translating into MKRRSAVIGLGHQTLEDHLPGLLGSTRAELVAVCDIDPNALRAQQEAHRVPGFAKATDLLDAVKPDFVIVAVPHHAGRAVIEECASRGVHVLKEKPFATSPQEARELAAICEAGGAELMVTLQRRFNPIYISVVQFLDQIGTPFLIDGQYTFHTDDPGAGWRGDVKQAGGGCIIDMGYHLVDLLLWYFGMPNRVMADFSTAALPGGGYDAEDTAVIQVGYDSDLYGTVLLSRWMAPKTERLHVVGTQGSVLLTKGRVQRLALDGSVVEELTRPQAPASAATAQIDYFCRVLDGERPNTSGPRQHLAHAAFIASCYRSKTTGHYINPEEML; encoded by the coding sequence ATGAAGCGACGCTCAGCAGTCATCGGCCTCGGCCACCAGACACTCGAAGACCACCTGCCGGGCCTGCTCGGCTCCACCAGGGCCGAGCTGGTCGCGGTCTGTGACATCGACCCGAACGCTCTTCGTGCCCAGCAGGAAGCCCACCGGGTCCCGGGCTTTGCCAAGGCCACCGACCTGCTGGACGCTGTCAAGCCGGACTTCGTGATCGTCGCGGTCCCGCACCACGCGGGTCGGGCCGTGATCGAAGAGTGCGCGTCCCGGGGCGTGCACGTCCTCAAGGAGAAGCCGTTCGCAACCTCCCCGCAGGAAGCCCGCGAGCTCGCGGCGATCTGCGAGGCGGGCGGGGCAGAGCTGATGGTCACTCTCCAGAGGCGCTTCAACCCGATCTACATCTCCGTGGTGCAGTTCCTCGACCAGATCGGCACTCCGTTCTTGATCGACGGTCAGTACACGTTCCACACCGACGACCCCGGGGCCGGCTGGCGCGGGGACGTGAAGCAGGCCGGCGGCGGCTGCATCATCGACATGGGCTACCACCTGGTCGACCTCCTGCTGTGGTACTTCGGGATGCCCAACCGCGTCATGGCCGATTTCTCCACGGCCGCGCTGCCCGGGGGTGGCTACGACGCCGAGGACACTGCCGTCATCCAGGTCGGCTACGACTCCGACCTCTACGGCACGGTACTGCTGTCGCGGTGGATGGCGCCGAAGACCGAGAGACTGCACGTCGTCGGCACACAAGGCTCCGTGCTGCTGACGAAGGGCAGGGTCCAGCGGCTCGCTCTGGACGGCTCAGTGGTCGAGGAGCTGACCCGCCCGCAGGCGCCGGCGAGTGCGGCTACAGCCCAGATCGACTACTTCTGCCGGGTGCTGGATGGCGAGCGCCCCAACACCTCCGGTCCCCGGCAGCACCTGGCCCACGCCGCCTTCATCGCCTCCTGCTACCGGTCCAAGACGACCGGGCATTACATCAACCCCGAGGAGATGCTGTGA
- a CDS encoding response regulator, with product MSPWRSGPIEVLVVEDDPVAADAHTRYVGRTPGFRAAGTAHTLAAALRFLERTRVAGTPVDLVLLDLHLPDGHGLRLCRALRAAGHETDIIAVTSARELATVRQAVSAGVVQYLLKPFSAAALHERLDRYARYRQSLARSGEATGQDEVDQAFAVLRTAERSSLPKGLSAPTLETVAAVLRAADGSISAATAGVAAGVSRITARRYLEHLVDVGLAVREPRYGQVGRPELCYRARRPDRG from the coding sequence GTGAGCCCCTGGCGATCGGGCCCGATCGAGGTGCTGGTGGTCGAGGACGACCCGGTGGCCGCCGACGCGCACACCCGCTACGTCGGCCGCACCCCCGGCTTCCGGGCGGCCGGCACCGCGCACACACTGGCCGCCGCGCTGCGCTTCCTGGAGCGGACCCGGGTCGCCGGCACCCCCGTCGACCTGGTCCTGCTCGACCTGCACCTGCCCGACGGCCACGGCCTGCGGCTCTGCCGTGCGCTGCGCGCCGCCGGGCACGAGACCGACATCATCGCGGTCACCTCGGCCCGGGAGCTGGCCACCGTCCGCCAGGCGGTCTCCGCGGGCGTGGTGCAGTACCTGCTCAAGCCGTTCAGCGCCGCCGCCCTGCACGAGCGCCTGGACCGCTACGCCCGCTACCGCCAGAGCCTGGCCCGCAGCGGCGAGGCCACCGGGCAGGATGAGGTGGACCAGGCCTTCGCCGTGCTGCGCACCGCCGAGCGCAGCAGCCTGCCCAAGGGCCTGAGCGCCCCGACCCTGGAGACCGTGGCGGCGGTGCTGCGCGCGGCCGACGGCAGCATCTCGGCCGCCACCGCGGGTGTGGCGGCCGGCGTCTCGCGGATCACCGCCCGCCGCTACCTGGAGCACCTGGTGGACGTGGGCCTGGCCGTGCGCGAGCCGCGCTACGGGCAGGTCGGCCGCCCGGAGCTCTGCTACCGCGCCCGAAGGCCCGACCGGGGCTGA
- a CDS encoding FAD-dependent oxidoreductase, with amino-acid sequence MTTHTHTPIAIVGAGLGGLTLARVLHLHGIAATVLELDASRHARVQGGMLDIHEESGQAALRAAGLYEDFRRLVLPGGEATRVLDRHATVHLAEDDDGTGTRPEVDRGRLRDLLLDALPAQAVRWGARTTAVRTLADGRHELTLADGGTVTADLLIGADGAWSKVRTLLSAARPAYSGLSFVETDLPDADVRHPRSAAVVGGGMLFALGAGRGFLAHRESDGSVHVYAAFLAPEDWAAGIDFTDRGAAAQAVLAHFDGWDESLTALIGDSRHPLVPRPIHALPVGHRWERVPGVTLLGDAAHLMSPFAGEGANLAMQDGAELGLALADHPGDTEVALDAYEKAMFPRSESAAAESAANLVLCFAEDAPRGLVALFTGGGDPAADAPAPAV; translated from the coding sequence ATGACCACCCACACCCACACCCCGATCGCCATCGTGGGGGCCGGCCTCGGCGGCCTCACCCTGGCCCGCGTCCTGCACCTGCACGGCATCGCGGCCACCGTCCTCGAGCTCGACGCCTCCCGGCACGCCCGGGTCCAGGGCGGCATGCTCGACATCCACGAGGAGTCCGGCCAGGCCGCGCTGCGCGCGGCCGGCCTGTACGAGGACTTCCGCCGGCTGGTGCTGCCCGGCGGCGAGGCGACCCGGGTGCTCGACCGGCACGCCACCGTCCACCTGGCGGAGGACGACGACGGCACCGGCACCCGTCCCGAGGTCGACCGCGGCCGGCTGCGCGACCTGCTGCTCGACGCGCTGCCCGCCCAGGCCGTCCGCTGGGGCGCCAGGACCACCGCCGTGCGCACCCTGGCCGACGGCCGGCACGAGCTCACCCTCGCCGACGGCGGTACCGTCACCGCCGACCTGCTGATCGGGGCGGACGGCGCCTGGTCGAAGGTCCGCACGCTGCTCTCCGCGGCGCGCCCCGCCTACAGCGGCCTGTCCTTCGTCGAGACGGACCTGCCGGACGCCGACGTCCGCCATCCCCGCAGCGCGGCCGTGGTCGGTGGCGGCATGCTCTTCGCGCTCGGAGCCGGCCGGGGCTTCCTGGCGCACCGCGAGTCCGACGGCAGCGTGCACGTCTACGCCGCCTTCCTGGCGCCCGAGGACTGGGCGGCCGGCATCGACTTCACCGACCGAGGGGCTGCCGCCCAGGCCGTGCTGGCGCACTTCGACGGCTGGGACGAGAGCCTGACGGCGCTGATCGGCGACAGCCGGCACCCGCTGGTGCCGCGCCCGATCCACGCGCTGCCGGTCGGCCACCGCTGGGAGCGGGTGCCCGGGGTGACCCTGCTGGGCGACGCGGCCCACCTGATGTCGCCGTTCGCCGGCGAGGGCGCCAACCTCGCCATGCAGGACGGCGCCGAGCTCGGCCTGGCCCTGGCCGACCACCCCGGCGACACCGAGGTCGCGCTCGACGCCTATGAGAAGGCGATGTTCCCGCGCAGCGAGTCGGCCGCCGCCGAGTCCGCCGCCAACCTCGTGCTCTGCTTCGCCGAGGACGCGCCCCGCGGGTTGGTCGCCCTCTTCACCGGTGGCGGCGACCCGGCCGCGGACGCCCCCGCCCCGGCGGTGTGA
- a CDS encoding S53 family peptidase, which yields MNLRKATLAALAVGALAVAPTMLPAGAAQAQGTASPHLGSAATLPNPELASRGTAQVCAGIAHNRCMAQVVTVAAGSTKKLATSTPAGYGPADFAAAYHLPAVTSGPANTIAILDEGAFPTLEANLNAYRAQYGLAACTAASGCFKQVDEHGGAPLAPGTTDDEKNFDEQVGVETTLDVDMATAACPTCHILEITVNRDMTSSEDQAAEDFGVAMNTAAALGASSASVSYQFDPDATLDLGQAARDFYHPGMAITASSGDGGYEGTPSGWPQNLPTVTSVGGTALYRTPGAGHNGYSEVAWDGSGSGCAAELPPALGQPTSVAANCGGHRAASDISADADPTTGAAVYDDYTPFTGSQQSWLVVGGTSESSPFIAGVYARGGHVAYVEGPNTLYAAPSSAFNDVTMGQNAPANAGCTVVCTAGRGWDGPTGLGTPNGLSGF from the coding sequence ATGAACCTCCGCAAGGCCACCCTGGCGGCCCTGGCGGTCGGCGCACTGGCCGTCGCCCCGACCATGCTGCCGGCCGGTGCGGCGCAGGCGCAGGGCACCGCGAGCCCGCACCTCGGCTCGGCCGCGACCCTGCCCAACCCCGAGCTGGCCAGCCGGGGCACCGCCCAGGTCTGCGCCGGCATCGCGCACAACCGCTGCATGGCGCAGGTCGTCACCGTGGCCGCCGGCTCGACCAAGAAGCTCGCGACCAGCACCCCGGCCGGGTACGGGCCGGCCGACTTCGCCGCCGCGTACCACCTGCCGGCCGTCACCTCCGGCCCGGCCAACACCATCGCGATCCTGGACGAGGGCGCCTTCCCGACCCTCGAAGCCAACCTCAACGCCTACCGCGCGCAGTACGGCCTGGCCGCCTGCACCGCGGCCAGCGGCTGCTTCAAGCAGGTCGACGAGCACGGCGGGGCGCCGCTGGCCCCGGGCACGACCGACGACGAGAAGAACTTCGACGAGCAGGTCGGCGTCGAGACCACGCTGGACGTCGACATGGCCACCGCCGCCTGCCCGACCTGTCACATCCTGGAGATCACCGTCAACCGGGACATGACCAGCAGTGAGGACCAGGCGGCCGAGGACTTCGGCGTCGCGATGAACACCGCCGCCGCGCTCGGCGCCTCGTCGGCCAGCGTCAGCTACCAGTTCGACCCGGACGCGACCCTCGACCTGGGGCAGGCGGCCCGCGACTTCTACCACCCCGGCATGGCGATCACCGCCTCCTCGGGCGACGGCGGCTACGAGGGCACGCCCTCCGGCTGGCCGCAGAACCTGCCCACCGTCACCTCGGTCGGCGGCACCGCGCTCTACCGCACCCCCGGTGCCGGCCACAACGGCTACTCCGAGGTCGCCTGGGACGGCTCCGGCAGCGGCTGCGCCGCCGAACTGCCGCCCGCGCTCGGCCAGCCCACCAGCGTCGCGGCCAACTGCGGTGGCCACCGCGCCGCTTCGGACATCTCCGCGGACGCCGACCCGACCACCGGCGCGGCCGTCTACGACGACTACACCCCGTTCACCGGCTCGCAGCAGTCCTGGCTGGTGGTGGGCGGTACCAGTGAGTCCAGCCCATTCATCGCCGGTGTCTACGCCCGCGGCGGCCACGTGGCGTACGTCGAGGGCCCCAACACCCTCTACGCCGCCCCGTCCTCGGCGTTCAACGATGTGACGATGGGTCAGAACGCGCCCGCGAACGCCGGCTGCACGGTCGTCTGCACCGCGGGCCGCGGCTGGGACGGCCCGACCGGCCTGGGGACGCCGAACGGCCTGTCCGGCTTCTAG